The genomic DNA TTGAGGGGGAAAACCCTGTAAGGATCGTTGTTGATGGTAGGCTCAGCATTAGAGAAGATCTAAGGCTGGTGAGGGAGAGGATTGCGAGAACGATTATCTTAACATCACAGGTAGCTGATAGAGAGAAGATCGAGAGGTTAAGGGGTAGAGGTTTAGAGGTCTATGTGATCGAATCTAGCTCGCCACCAAAGATAGATATGGATCGAGCTTTGAATCTATTATATAGCATAGGCATTAGAAAAATCCTAGTTGAGGGAGGCGGAGAACTAATATGGAGCCTAGCGGAGAAGCACTTGATAGACGAGATAAGGGTAACATATACAGGCTATATACTCGGAGGCAGAGATTCGGTGTCAATAGCTGGTGGAAGAGGCTTTGAAACAACATCA from Sulfolobales archaeon includes the following:
- a CDS encoding dihydrofolate reductase family protein, with the translated sequence EGENPVRIVVDGRLSIREDLRLVRERIARTIILTSQVADREKIERLRGRGLEVYVIESSSPPKIDMDRALNLLYSIGIRKILVEGGGELIWSLAEKHLIDEIRVTYTGYILGGRDSVSIAGGRGFETTSESPLFKPVSVLLCRCGREVHIIFRRVDAISP